The following proteins are encoded in a genomic region of Streptomyces gobiensis:
- a CDS encoding AMP-binding protein, which produces MSQIPLPELLATRAAQHPDRTFAVFEDGERWTCAEAWQAAQSAGAALQGLGVARGDTVLCWLPNGRDQLRTWFGTNTAGGVYVPVNTAYRGRLLERVIHDSGARTLVTCRALADKLTGMDLGRVEHLLLVDDEDGAASGPLDARPEELAPLAVPLEPWDTQAIIYTSGTTGPSKGVLCSYAHLHTSATAAFRSWLTSDDRYLVNLPLFHAAGVVGTLGMLELGGSIAVVSHFETASFWQRVRELGVTGCTLLGVMATFLARQPPSPADTTHPLRAAYVVPLTESARELSTRFGVEVRTMFNMTELSCPVISGPVLDEPQRWPGSCGRPRPGIEARVVDPFDREVAAGTVGELVLRPDAPWVFSHAYHAMPEATAAAWRNGWFHTGDAFRQDADGELYFVDRLKDAIRRRGENISSFEVEEELRAHPAIRDAAVVGVPGEHGEQEVLAVVCPASGDRCDPAELLEFLRPRMAHFMLPRFIRVLPELPMTPTNKVRKDVLRTAGITADTWDREAAGIKVRRDPVPTPSTPSTPSTPSRAQNGRL; this is translated from the coding sequence ATGTCCCAGATCCCCCTCCCGGAGCTGCTGGCCACCCGGGCCGCACAGCACCCGGACCGGACCTTCGCGGTGTTCGAGGACGGCGAACGGTGGACCTGTGCCGAGGCCTGGCAGGCCGCCCAGTCGGCGGGCGCGGCGCTGCAGGGCCTGGGCGTGGCCCGGGGCGACACCGTGCTGTGCTGGCTGCCCAATGGCCGGGACCAGCTGCGGACCTGGTTCGGCACCAACACCGCCGGCGGGGTGTATGTGCCGGTCAACACCGCCTACCGGGGGCGGCTGCTGGAACGCGTCATCCATGACTCCGGCGCCCGGACGCTGGTGACCTGCCGTGCGCTGGCGGACAAGCTGACCGGGATGGACCTTGGCCGGGTCGAGCACCTTCTGCTGGTCGACGATGAGGACGGCGCCGCGAGCGGACCGCTGGACGCACGCCCCGAGGAACTGGCCCCGCTGGCCGTGCCGCTGGAGCCATGGGACACCCAGGCGATCATCTACACCTCCGGGACCACCGGGCCGTCCAAGGGCGTGCTGTGCAGCTACGCCCATCTGCACACCAGTGCCACGGCGGCGTTCCGCTCCTGGCTGACCAGCGATGACCGCTATCTCGTCAATCTGCCGCTGTTCCACGCCGCAGGCGTGGTCGGCACGCTGGGCATGCTGGAGCTGGGCGGATCCATCGCCGTCGTATCGCACTTCGAGACGGCCTCCTTCTGGCAGCGGGTGCGGGAGCTGGGCGTCACCGGCTGCACACTGCTGGGCGTGATGGCGACCTTCCTCGCCCGTCAGCCCCCGTCACCCGCCGACACCACCCATCCACTGCGCGCGGCATATGTCGTGCCGCTGACCGAATCAGCGCGTGAACTCTCCACCAGATTCGGGGTCGAGGTCCGCACCATGTTCAATATGACCGAGCTGTCCTGCCCGGTCATCTCCGGCCCCGTCCTCGATGAGCCACAGCGGTGGCCGGGCAGCTGCGGACGGCCGCGCCCGGGCATCGAGGCCCGCGTCGTCGACCCGTTCGACCGCGAGGTCGCTGCGGGAACCGTCGGCGAACTGGTGCTGCGCCCGGACGCACCCTGGGTGTTCAGCCACGCCTACCACGCGATGCCGGAGGCCACCGCAGCCGCGTGGCGCAACGGCTGGTTCCACACCGGCGACGCCTTCCGTCAGGACGCGGACGGCGAGCTGTACTTTGTGGACCGGCTCAAGGACGCCATCCGCCGACGTGGCGAGAACATTTCCTCCTTCGAGGTCGAGGAGGAGCTACGGGCCCATCCCGCCATCCGCGACGCGGCAGTCGTCGGGGTACCCGGCGAGCACGGTGAACAGGAAGTCCTGGCCGTGGTCTGCCCCGCGTCCGGCGACCGCTGCGACCCGGCTGAGCTGCTGGAGTTCCTGCGGCCCCGGATGGCCCACTTCATGCTGCCCCGCTTCATCCGTGTGCTCCCGGAGCTGCCCATGACACCCACCAACAAGGTGCGCAAGGACGTGTTGCGCACGGCGGGGATCACGGCCGACACCTGGGACCGCGAAGCCGCCGGCATCAAGGTCCGGCGCGATCCCGTCCCGACTCCCTCAACTCCATCTACTCCGTCGACACCATCACGAGCACAGAACGGACGGCTATGA
- a CDS encoding enoyl-CoA hydratase/isomerase family protein encodes MTTDILRETLADGVATLTLNRPDRRNGLDRELGLRLLESVLRAVESPAVRAIVLTGEGRAFCAGDDISGLGELVSGRRENTPSVQETGDAYYLRICEALVQAPKPVIAGINGAAVGAGAEIACAADYRLATSSARIGSGLIKLGQLGNTVMMSRVVGPARATEIFLTGRLLDAAEAEHIGLFDRVVSADAFPRELTAFAEHMAHGPTKTIGLFKELRERTWSQPAEYGLRLQDLYHTRCCGGEVEDGLEGPRAYLEHRAPKFTGR; translated from the coding sequence ATGACCACCGACATCCTCCGGGAGACGCTCGCTGATGGCGTCGCCACCCTTACGCTCAACCGGCCGGACCGGCGCAACGGGCTGGACCGTGAACTGGGCCTGCGGCTGCTGGAAAGTGTGCTGCGGGCGGTGGAGAGCCCCGCGGTGCGGGCCATCGTGCTGACCGGCGAGGGCCGCGCCTTCTGCGCCGGTGACGATATCTCCGGCCTGGGCGAACTGGTCTCCGGGCGACGGGAGAACACGCCCTCCGTGCAGGAGACCGGTGACGCTTACTACCTCCGTATCTGTGAAGCGCTGGTGCAGGCGCCAAAACCGGTCATCGCCGGAATCAACGGCGCCGCCGTCGGCGCCGGCGCCGAGATCGCCTGCGCCGCCGACTACCGGCTGGCGACCTCCAGCGCACGGATCGGCAGCGGTCTGATCAAACTCGGCCAGCTGGGCAACACCGTGATGATGTCCCGGGTCGTGGGACCGGCCCGGGCCACCGAGATCTTCCTCACCGGAAGGCTGCTCGACGCCGCGGAGGCCGAGCACATCGGGCTCTTCGACCGTGTGGTGTCCGCTGACGCGTTCCCCAGGGAACTGACCGCCTTCGCGGAGCACATGGCCCATGGGCCGACCAAGACCATCGGCCTCTTCAAGGAACTGCGCGAACGGACCTGGAGCCAGCCGGCGGAGTACGGCCTGCGGCTTCAGGACCTGTACCACACGCGTTGCTGCGGCGGCGAGGTGGAGGACGGACTGGAAGGCCCACGGGCCTACCTCGAACACCGGGCGCCCAAGTTCACCGGGCGGTGA
- a CDS encoding ketoacyl-ACP synthase III has protein sequence MTDMAGAIGRTSRTSKGGNWVGSGIRLTGVGHYFPEHVAHNSPEEIGAEERFNAIDQHVVGKLNVKSRHLSSERETIGYMAVRAAEHALAAAGRSPEEVDLVILTNWTDRQWVPEVGPTVAFELGAQRALGFDLCGACTGFVHGVQTASALMSSLEPWRLAVVVCSEQFSRRTRPGSKGELVAGDAAGAVVVERGEPDSAPEGAPGLIDSVLFSDGEHAQTIFARRPSGWITSQPELVDRAIEGNVRVTELLLERNGLEIGDVDWVLPHPATDPIHRAVRDKVGIDADRFVVTIEERANTSSASIPIALSELLASGRTRPGQLYLTPAIGSGFFEGALLFRL, from the coding sequence ATGACCGATATGGCTGGCGCGATCGGCAGGACCAGCAGGACCAGCAAGGGCGGCAACTGGGTGGGCTCGGGCATCCGCTTAACGGGTGTCGGGCACTACTTTCCCGAGCATGTCGCACACAACTCGCCCGAGGAGATCGGGGCTGAGGAGCGTTTCAACGCGATCGACCAGCATGTGGTCGGCAAGCTGAACGTCAAGTCCCGGCATCTGTCCAGCGAGCGGGAGACCATTGGTTATATGGCCGTACGCGCGGCTGAGCACGCGCTGGCGGCGGCCGGGCGCTCCCCGGAAGAGGTCGACCTCGTTATCCTCACCAACTGGACCGACCGGCAGTGGGTGCCGGAGGTCGGGCCGACCGTAGCGTTTGAGCTGGGCGCCCAGCGGGCCCTCGGTTTCGATCTGTGCGGCGCCTGCACCGGCTTTGTGCACGGTGTGCAGACCGCGTCGGCGCTGATGTCGTCCCTTGAACCCTGGCGGCTGGCGGTCGTCGTCTGCTCCGAACAGTTCTCCCGGCGCACCCGGCCCGGCAGCAAGGGCGAGCTGGTCGCCGGTGACGCGGCCGGCGCGGTGGTGGTCGAGCGGGGCGAGCCGGACAGTGCGCCGGAGGGCGCGCCCGGACTGATCGACTCGGTGCTGTTCAGCGACGGAGAGCACGCACAGACCATTTTCGCGCGCAGGCCCAGCGGCTGGATCACCAGCCAGCCGGAGCTGGTCGACCGGGCGATCGAGGGCAATGTACGGGTCACCGAGCTGCTCCTGGAACGCAATGGGCTGGAGATCGGCGATGTCGACTGGGTGCTGCCGCACCCCGCCACCGACCCCATCCACCGTGCGGTGCGCGACAAGGTCGGCATCGACGCGGACCGCTTCGTGGTCACGATCGAAGAGCGCGCCAACACCTCCAGCGCGTCCATTCCGATCGCCCTGTCGGAGCTGCTGGCCAGCGGCCGTACCCGGCCCGGACAGCTGTATCTCACCCCGGCGATCGGCTCCGGATTCTTTGAGGGCGCACTGCTCTTCCGGCTGTAA
- a CDS encoding SDR family NAD(P)-dependent oxidoreductase has protein sequence MNASKAQQLLHGQTALVTGASSGIGRETARVLARQGAAVGLLSRDKAALDTLQEEITADGGRAQVVPADLADSEALRAAVAGCEEALGPVDLLVSNAGHGMNQVFLCDQTEENWQRTIDINLTGAFRICRQVVPGMMERQSGSIVFLSSVAGKRGIPANTAYCASKFGLRGLTESLAWEMGPFGVRVNAVCPGLTNSPGLNEEERYGGDFVASLARHHGPENLTWKRYVDRAVRNTALRRVLESEEVAMLTLFLLSDLSTGITGQAIGIDGGAL, from the coding sequence TTGAACGCGTCAAAGGCACAACAACTTCTGCACGGGCAGACGGCGCTGGTGACCGGTGCGAGCAGCGGCATCGGCCGGGAGACCGCCCGGGTGCTGGCCCGGCAGGGCGCCGCGGTCGGCCTGCTCAGCCGGGACAAGGCGGCCCTGGACACCCTTCAGGAAGAAATCACCGCCGACGGCGGCCGGGCCCAGGTGGTGCCCGCCGATCTCGCGGACAGCGAGGCCCTGCGGGCCGCCGTGGCGGGCTGCGAAGAAGCACTGGGCCCGGTGGATCTCCTGGTCAGCAACGCCGGGCACGGCATGAACCAGGTCTTCCTCTGCGATCAGACGGAGGAGAACTGGCAGCGGACCATCGACATCAATCTCACCGGAGCCTTCCGGATCTGCCGGCAGGTGGTGCCCGGCATGATGGAACGCCAGTCGGGCTCCATCGTCTTTCTGTCCTCCGTCGCGGGCAAGCGCGGCATCCCCGCGAACACCGCCTACTGCGCATCGAAGTTCGGCCTGCGCGGCCTGACCGAGTCCCTGGCCTGGGAGATGGGACCGTTCGGCGTCCGCGTCAACGCCGTCTGCCCCGGTCTGACCAACTCCCCCGGCCTCAATGAGGAGGAGCGCTACGGCGGCGACTTCGTGGCCAGCCTGGCCCGCCATCACGGGCCGGAAAACCTCACCTGGAAACGCTATGTGGACCGGGCGGTACGCAACACCGCACTGCGCCGGGTCCTGGAGTCCGAGGAAGTGGCCATGCTGACGCTGTTTCTGCTGTCGGACCTCTCGACCGGTATCACCGGGCAGGCGATCGGAATTGACGGCGGGGCCCTGTGA
- a CDS encoding beta-ketoacyl-[acyl-carrier-protein] synthase family protein produces the protein MSVAAGWRDVLVTGMGFCLPGPDGTVCRTSDDLWRTVSTGRSNLDNDGFFYGHVPLTEEEFSRAVPELPARFLKNYASIHLYGLLALVEACDDAALDWRGTELADAAVLTGRVGVDNSFDTYLDCVRASPDALTPQEARSLFMRLAVSVTATDVATVQASLLRSGGPNYTLSCGCASTAALLGVAANQIASGEVDIAVVTGVDAFNLDRVEHFEELRAVAERSSERPSFQSPPTQLRFDRPMRPYDERADGFNIGEGAATLILESREHAERRGRRAYGQILGQSTMRGAVASAITANEDGDALVRAARNCLRARDSHARIAPAEVPVVNGGAQGDPLFNTMEFNAIRSLYGLHGTDSVGPLVSTQEACFGHNAAPLGNVGAAATLLMMRNGQVCPTANCEKVSEDCPFDLVTGAQPRPLDFDLALSFNYQMGGVSSALLLTPAERAVGATAPSGGQRP, from the coding sequence GTGAGTGTGGCGGCCGGCTGGCGCGATGTGCTGGTGACCGGAATGGGCTTCTGCCTCCCGGGCCCGGACGGCACCGTGTGCCGGACCAGCGACGATTTATGGCGGACGGTGTCGACCGGACGTTCCAACCTGGACAACGACGGGTTCTTCTACGGCCATGTCCCGCTGACCGAGGAGGAGTTCAGCCGGGCAGTGCCGGAGCTGCCCGCCCGGTTCCTCAAGAACTACGCCAGCATCCACCTCTACGGTCTGCTGGCCCTGGTCGAGGCCTGCGACGATGCCGCACTGGACTGGCGCGGCACGGAGCTGGCGGACGCCGCGGTCCTCACCGGACGGGTGGGGGTGGACAACTCCTTTGACACCTATCTCGACTGCGTGCGGGCCAGCCCCGACGCGCTGACCCCACAGGAGGCACGCAGCCTCTTTATGCGGCTCGCCGTCTCGGTGACCGCCACCGATGTGGCCACGGTGCAGGCCTCGCTGCTGCGCAGCGGCGGACCCAACTACACCCTGTCCTGCGGCTGTGCCTCCACCGCGGCGCTGCTGGGGGTGGCGGCCAACCAGATCGCCAGCGGCGAGGTGGATATCGCCGTGGTGACCGGTGTCGACGCCTTCAACCTGGACCGGGTGGAGCACTTCGAGGAGCTGCGTGCCGTCGCCGAGCGCAGCAGCGAGCGGCCGTCCTTCCAGTCCCCGCCCACCCAGCTGCGCTTCGACCGGCCGATGCGCCCGTACGATGAACGCGCCGATGGCTTCAACATCGGTGAGGGCGCGGCCACGCTGATTCTGGAGAGCCGCGAGCACGCCGAGCGGCGCGGCCGCCGTGCCTACGGCCAGATCCTGGGCCAGTCCACCATGCGGGGCGCGGTGGCCAGCGCCATCACCGCCAATGAGGACGGCGACGCGCTGGTCAGGGCCGCCCGCAACTGTCTGCGGGCCAGGGACAGCCACGCCCGGATCGCCCCCGCCGAAGTCCCCGTCGTCAATGGCGGCGCCCAGGGCGATCCGCTCTTCAACACCATGGAGTTCAACGCGATCCGGTCCCTCTACGGGCTCCATGGCACGGACAGCGTGGGCCCGCTGGTCAGCACCCAGGAAGCCTGCTTCGGGCACAACGCGGCACCGCTGGGCAACGTCGGCGCCGCCGCGACCCTGCTCATGATGCGCAACGGGCAGGTCTGCCCCACCGCGAACTGCGAGAAGGTCTCCGAGGACTGCCCGTTCGACCTGGTGACAGGCGCCCAGCCGCGGCCGCTCGACTTCGACCTGGCGCTGAGCTTCAACTACCAGATGGGCGGCGTCTCCAGCGCCCTGCTGCTGACCCCGGCAGAACGGGCCGTGGGGGCAACCGCCCCGTCAGGAGGGCAACGGCCGTGA
- a CDS encoding beta-ketoacyl synthase N-terminal-like domain-containing protein, with amino-acid sequence MIADPSTDPVLLAGTGAVLPGLPGPDGLGGPCVDAGALWEVFRTGTTCLSRFDHPGIPLRIAGQVRNWDPATALGVPERIAARMARVTALSIGAVRSALDDAGLTPEDLNDDRTVLVIASMQFAFQEAGRYFAAYERGGPAALGMDYWLTGTPGSVASGICSVLGIRAQTLNITGGCNCSLRAMEVATTLLHAGTVDRAVVVGADATLDRIFLASTVHEGKRGFRASTLSADPGAVRPHDQEQDGNAPGEGALAVVLESGRPGTGGTGSTGDGVRVPLRLRFRSSRNNGINPVDSGTSDNFVADVQDLLTWAGIGMDRLAFINGFAEGTRNIEDLFCDTVEGLRKAMDYGGILRLTNQEAAFGHISGCAGLLKFVSSALMFRHGTVGPVVGCRTPYARLDASPVLAHDTVPVDDRYALLISSGAGGDATSLLIEYLEAQ; translated from the coding sequence GTGATCGCTGACCCGAGCACAGACCCGGTTCTGCTCGCCGGTACCGGCGCCGTACTGCCTGGGCTGCCCGGGCCGGACGGGCTGGGCGGTCCCTGTGTGGACGCCGGGGCCCTCTGGGAGGTGTTCCGCACCGGGACCACCTGTCTGTCCCGCTTCGACCACCCCGGGATACCGCTGCGCATCGCGGGCCAGGTACGGAACTGGGATCCTGCGACGGCCCTCGGGGTGCCCGAACGTATTGCCGCCCGGATGGCCCGGGTCACCGCCCTGTCCATCGGCGCGGTCCGCAGTGCCCTCGACGACGCGGGGCTGACCCCCGAGGACCTCAACGATGACCGTACGGTCCTGGTGATCGCCTCGATGCAGTTCGCGTTCCAGGAAGCCGGGCGGTACTTCGCGGCCTATGAGCGCGGCGGCCCCGCCGCGCTCGGCATGGACTACTGGCTCACCGGCACCCCCGGCAGCGTCGCCAGCGGCATCTGCTCGGTGCTGGGCATCAGGGCACAGACCCTGAACATCACCGGAGGCTGCAACTGTTCGCTGCGCGCCATGGAGGTCGCCACGACCTTGCTGCACGCCGGAACCGTCGACCGGGCCGTGGTCGTCGGCGCGGACGCCACCCTGGACCGGATTTTTCTGGCCAGCACCGTCCACGAGGGCAAACGCGGCTTCCGGGCGTCCACCCTCTCCGCCGATCCCGGCGCGGTACGCCCGCATGACCAGGAGCAGGACGGCAACGCCCCCGGCGAGGGCGCCCTGGCCGTGGTGCTGGAGTCGGGCCGTCCCGGCACCGGCGGCACCGGCAGCACCGGCGATGGGGTACGGGTACCGCTGCGGCTGCGCTTCCGCTCCTCCCGTAACAACGGAATCAACCCGGTGGACTCCGGCACCTCCGACAACTTCGTCGCCGATGTTCAGGACCTGCTCACCTGGGCCGGGATCGGCATGGACCGGCTGGCCTTCATCAATGGCTTCGCCGAGGGCACCCGCAATATCGAAGATCTCTTCTGCGACACCGTCGAGGGACTGCGCAAGGCCATGGACTACGGCGGCATCCTCCGGCTGACCAACCAGGAGGCGGCCTTTGGGCATATCTCCGGCTGCGCCGGACTCCTGAAGTTCGTGTCCTCGGCGCTGATGTTCCGGCACGGCACGGTCGGACCCGTCGTCGGATGCCGCACGCCCTACGCCCGGCTCGACGCCAGCCCCGTACTGGCCCACGACACCGTCCCGGTCGATGACCGCTACGCCTTGCTGATCAGCTCGGGCGCCGGTGGGGACGCGACCTCATTGCTGATCGAGTATCTGGAGGCACAGTGA
- a CDS encoding SDR family oxidoreductase — protein MAYGSTAVLLGPRDTACEVLRETFDGAGVKIVDDTGAQDTVDPDICCALLTGTAVLGGAAPAPALDRPRIAELAQRMADRGSGRMILVIDGAGGVHTGTPDDEAASRAADLAWWRQLAARVSASGVIANQIRVGVAPFLGHRAGPEQTAAVLHHLPLRRATHPADLAAAVLYLASEDCAYTVGETVPVDGGMGLTLIPPLRTPRKPAVSRAPAEQSAGTGPGGAAGLFDLTGRHCLVVGASSGIGRETALELARRGADVTVMARRERKLHEVADQITALGRRAHVVQQDVSRLAELEPALERSWQTGGRIDAMVYATGLFAVEEPGPDQRAELRERSLDINYRGYATLTDALVRRWAADGLGGAVVGVCSVGSEVVPIPHMESYGASKAAMAQYTRCVAATAGRHGIRANCVAPGIVETPMAEWVSEDFRQAWLARIPAGRVGEPQDVAALAAYLVGDSAGYVTGALLHVDGGYALGGLPPLARGGAG, from the coding sequence ATGGCATACGGCTCCACCGCGGTCCTGCTGGGACCGCGCGATACGGCCTGTGAGGTGCTGCGCGAGACCTTCGACGGGGCCGGTGTGAAGATCGTCGATGACACCGGGGCTCAGGACACCGTGGACCCCGATATCTGCTGTGCCCTGCTCACCGGCACCGCCGTACTCGGCGGCGCCGCACCGGCACCGGCGCTGGACCGGCCGCGGATCGCGGAGCTCGCCCAGCGGATGGCGGACCGTGGCTCGGGCCGGATGATTCTGGTCATCGACGGCGCGGGCGGTGTGCATACCGGTACCCCGGACGATGAGGCGGCCTCCCGCGCCGCTGACCTCGCCTGGTGGCGGCAGCTGGCCGCCCGGGTATCGGCGTCCGGGGTGATCGCCAACCAGATACGGGTCGGGGTGGCGCCCTTCCTCGGCCATCGGGCCGGGCCGGAACAGACCGCCGCCGTGCTGCACCATCTGCCGCTGCGCCGGGCCACGCACCCGGCTGACCTGGCCGCCGCCGTGCTGTATCTGGCGTCCGAGGACTGCGCGTACACCGTCGGTGAGACGGTTCCCGTCGACGGCGGTATGGGGCTGACCCTGATCCCGCCGTTACGTACTCCCCGTAAACCCGCCGTGTCCAGGGCCCCCGCCGAGCAGTCGGCCGGCACCGGACCGGGCGGTGCGGCCGGGCTGTTCGACCTCACCGGACGGCACTGTCTGGTGGTGGGCGCGAGCAGTGGCATCGGCCGGGAAACCGCCCTGGAACTGGCCCGCAGGGGAGCCGATGTGACGGTGATGGCCCGCCGGGAGCGCAAGCTTCACGAGGTCGCCGACCAGATCACCGCGCTGGGCCGCCGTGCCCATGTCGTACAGCAGGATGTGTCCCGCCTGGCGGAGCTGGAGCCCGCACTGGAGCGGAGCTGGCAGACCGGCGGCCGTATCGACGCCATGGTCTACGCCACCGGACTGTTCGCGGTCGAGGAACCGGGCCCGGACCAGCGGGCCGAACTGCGGGAACGCTCCCTGGACATCAACTACCGCGGCTACGCCACCCTCACCGACGCGCTGGTGCGGCGGTGGGCCGCGGACGGACTGGGCGGCGCGGTCGTCGGAGTCTGCTCGGTTGGCTCAGAGGTGGTCCCGATCCCGCATATGGAGAGCTACGGGGCGAGCAAGGCGGCCATGGCCCAGTACACCCGCTGTGTGGCCGCTACCGCTGGACGCCATGGCATCCGGGCCAACTGTGTAGCGCCCGGCATCGTGGAGACACCGATGGCCGAGTGGGTCTCGGAGGATTTCCGGCAGGCCTGGCTGGCGCGTATCCCGGCCGGGCGGGTGGGGGAGCCACAGGATGTGGCCGCGCTGGCGGCCTATCTGGTGGGGGACAGCGCCGGGTATGTCACGGGTGCGCTGCTGCATGTTGACGGCGGCTACGCCCTCGGTGGGCTGCCGCCGCTGGCCCGGGGCGGCGCGGGATGA
- a CDS encoding SDR family oxidoreductase: protein MSGAAPAVSGVALVTGASSGIGAATASALAAAGAHVVLVARRAEALAAVASEVRDHGGRASVLAADLAAHGEPERVVAETVERFGPPTVLVNSAGVVRLGVVHELTPRHWELMLRLNLTVPYLLTHEVLPYMRKRSTGTIVHIGSAVTQEPISHTAGYAASKQGLNVLSELVALENRDHGIRSVAICPGWVHTGMSPVPAELGAATGELLTPGDVADAVLWTVTRPPRVSVGPVIHLAPTSGRAGTRASITRLTGTEVR from the coding sequence ATGAGCGGCGCGGCACCGGCTGTCAGCGGTGTGGCGCTGGTGACCGGCGCCTCCTCGGGGATCGGCGCGGCCACCGCGAGCGCGCTGGCTGCGGCGGGCGCTCATGTGGTGCTGGTCGCGCGCCGGGCCGAAGCTCTGGCGGCGGTGGCCAGCGAGGTGCGTGACCATGGCGGCCGGGCGAGTGTGCTGGCCGCGGATCTGGCCGCGCACGGAGAGCCGGAGCGGGTTGTCGCGGAGACGGTGGAGCGGTTCGGGCCGCCGACCGTGCTGGTCAACAGCGCGGGTGTGGTGCGGCTCGGTGTCGTACACGAACTGACCCCCAGGCACTGGGAGCTGATGCTCCGGCTCAATCTGACCGTGCCCTATCTGCTGACCCATGAGGTGTTGCCGTATATGCGCAAGCGCTCCACGGGGACGATCGTCCATATCGGTTCGGCCGTAACACAGGAGCCGATCAGTCACACCGCTGGCTACGCGGCCAGCAAACAGGGGCTCAATGTCCTCAGCGAGCTGGTGGCACTGGAGAACCGGGATCACGGCATCCGCTCGGTGGCCATCTGCCCCGGCTGGGTGCACACCGGAATGTCCCCGGTCCCGGCTGAGCTGGGCGCGGCCACCGGGGAACTGCTCACCCCCGGCGATGTGGCCGATGCCGTGCTGTGGACGGTGACCCGGCCGCCCCGGGTGAGCGTCGGGCCGGTGATCCATCTCGCCCCGACCAGCGGGCGGGCCGGCACCCGCGCGTCGATTACCCGGCTCACCGGTACGGAGGTCCGCTAG
- a CDS encoding CaiB/BaiF CoA transferase family protein encodes MARPGPLAGVRVVELAAHGPTPFCGMLLADLGADVVRVVHPKPPSADWDLPTDGQAVLDRGKRSLPVDLKDPDGAALVLALAGRTDVFLEGFRPGVAERLGIGPDRCLARNPRLVYGRMTGWGQTGPLAQTAGHDITYLAVTGVLDAIGRADGPPQIPLNLLGDFGGGAMYLAVGVLAALSQVARTGRGQTVDAAIVDGVSHLSTMVFGMLAAGEWSGQRGGNLLDSGCPFYNVYPTADGRHMAVGALEPKFYREFVRLLGVWEMVPGHREPSVWDELYRIFAGVFRTRTQREWCEVFDGTEACVSPVLSLTEARHHPQLAARHTLTEIGGVPQPAPAPRFSATPTAVPPPAETGTDRSEEILAEWGVRRSGSRDA; translated from the coding sequence ATGGCCAGGCCGGGACCGCTGGCCGGGGTGCGCGTGGTCGAACTGGCGGCGCATGGACCGACGCCGTTCTGCGGGATGCTGCTGGCCGATCTGGGCGCCGATGTCGTACGGGTCGTCCACCCCAAGCCCCCGAGCGCCGACTGGGATCTGCCGACGGACGGTCAGGCGGTGCTCGACCGGGGCAAGCGCTCGCTGCCCGTGGATCTCAAGGATCCGGACGGCGCCGCGCTGGTGCTCGCCCTGGCCGGGCGGACCGATGTGTTCCTTGAGGGGTTCCGGCCCGGGGTCGCCGAGCGGCTGGGCATCGGCCCCGACCGGTGTCTGGCCCGTAACCCCCGGCTGGTCTACGGCCGGATGACGGGCTGGGGACAGACCGGGCCACTGGCGCAGACGGCAGGGCATGACATCACCTATCTCGCGGTGACGGGGGTGCTGGACGCCATCGGCCGGGCGGACGGGCCGCCGCAGATTCCGCTGAACCTCCTCGGCGACTTCGGCGGCGGCGCCATGTATCTGGCCGTGGGCGTGCTGGCGGCGCTGTCCCAGGTCGCGCGTACCGGCCGGGGCCAGACCGTGGACGCCGCCATCGTGGACGGCGTCAGCCATCTGAGCACCATGGTGTTCGGCATGCTGGCCGCTGGTGAGTGGAGCGGCCAACGCGGCGGCAATCTGCTGGACTCCGGCTGCCCGTTCTACAACGTGTATCCGACCGCCGATGGCCGCCATATGGCCGTGGGGGCGCTGGAGCCCAAGTTCTACCGGGAGTTCGTCCGGCTGCTGGGCGTCTGGGAGATGGTGCCCGGTCATCGGGAGCCCTCCGTGTGGGACGAGCTGTACCGGATCTTCGCGGGGGTCTTCCGCACCCGCACCCAGCGGGAGTGGTGTGAGGTGTTCGACGGCACGGAAGCCTGTGTCAGCCCGGTGCTCTCGCTGACCGAAGCCCGCCACCATCCGCAGCTGGCCGCACGGCATACGCTCACCGAGATCGGCGGCGTTCCACAGCCGGCGCCCGCCCCCCGGTTCTCGGCCACCCCGACCGCTGTGCCCCCGCCAGCGGAGACCGGTACCGACCGGAGCGAGGAGATCCTCGCCGAATGGGGTGTGAGGCGGTCCGGCAGCCGTGATGCCTGA